A stretch of the Notamacropus eugenii isolate mMacEug1 chromosome 2, mMacEug1.pri_v2, whole genome shotgun sequence genome encodes the following:
- the MOV10 gene encoding helicase MOV-10 isoform X2 translates to MTKKFTRAKLREAGQRFKSFLAARGQGQETNRERLRDLYNEDFKSSLRSSSSCGDHGDLENPVPTFSSMLYGMRFYGQAKVTKDKVKFCKVNHKKKKKVKEEERVFREIKPPGSKKAKSQLAKIFQDRAEYIRGKHGVDVEVEGIYRCRDGQLVVHLDLNQNVTLTLRLQNEGSYPVILLRIIPLCRVSQIIFKSDIQEDVPITLDPGDSHELQVHCQTSDVGYFPATVLWELQGPLGSRIEEPEIFRIARFLAVVARSPLAELLKPIAPYQRRQVTPHPALTSRVEDGERPDRGQGYDLEMTLSLPKYHCPNNLKQLLPQLLKATSFNHRNDVAKIQNQLKTRLSWRNYEEKFRLLLYLEELQMEQDIRHYDLEAVPMILDPKERNPQLLILEVPGVAENRPSVLRGDHLFAMLTSDQGQNAVTYKGFVHWVELDRVKLSFSPGLLNRFVNGMTFNVTFTFNRQPLRVQHRALELARPHMLEPLLFPSSPRGIPLLPSRLQLSLYDRSLESNPEQLQAVRHIVLGTSRPSPYIIFGPPGTGKTVTLVEAIKQVVKHLPDAHVLACAPSNSAADLLCKNLRPHLPSSIYRLLAPSRDIHIVPEEIKPCCNWDPHQGIYIYPSKKKLQEYRVLITTLITAARLVSAEFPLSHFTHVFIDEAGHAVEPECLVAVAGLLAVRDSNNPGGQLVLAGDPQQLGPVLRSSLAQKHGLGVSLLERLLNHNPLYQKGSNGYNPQLVTKLLRNYRSHPDILFIPNNRYYDGELQPYADQMDRERYCCWEELPHQGFPIIFHGVMGKDDREGNSPSFFNSEEAATIVSYLKKLLTPLPKKGQGRLSPQQVGVISPYRKQVEKIYQCITKLDKELRGLDNIKDLKVGSVEEFQGQERSVLLVSTVRSSQSFVQMDFDFNLGFLRNPKRFNVAVTRAKALLIIVGNPLLLCQDPEWNLFLNFCKRNGGYTGCPFPSLEQEQSLEHQLSTLSLGPSTSGLAPDPAISQPHCSKHGTEDSHWAGKEEGEEGDGRENFTNQAVPPLLPARDDTSGFWDCFLAGRGKEEDSGNNKICSKS, encoded by the exons ATGACCAAAAAGTTCACCCGCGCCAAGCTCCGAGAGGCCGGCCAGAGGTTCAAGAGTTTCCTGGCCGCCCGGGGCCAGGGCCAGGAAACCAACCGCGAGCGGCTGCGAGATCTTTACAACGAAGACTTCAAGAGCAG TCTCAGGTCCTCCAGCAGCTGTGGGGACCATGGGGACCTTGAGAATCCTGTACCTACCTTCTCCTCCATGCTGTATGGGATGCGATTCTATGGGCAAGCTAAGGTCACCAAGGACAAGGTCAAATTTTGTAAGGTGAATCACAAG aagaagaagaaagtgaaggaggaggaaagggttTTTAGGGAGATCAAACCTCCAGGATCCAAGAAGGCAAAGTCCCAACTAGCAAAGATCTTCCAAGATCG GGCTGAATACATCCGTGGGAAACATGGAGTGGATGTAGAGGTGGAAGGAATCTACAGGTGCCGAGATGGGCAATTGGTTGTCCACCTGGATTTGAACCAGAATGTAACATTGACCCTGAGGCTTCAGAATGAAGGAAGTTATCCTGTCATCCTGCTTCGTATCATTCCACTTTGCCGGGTCTCCCAGATAATTTTCAAGTCAGATATCCAAGAAGATGTGCCGATCACACTAGATCCTG GTGATTCTCATGAGCTCCAGGTCCATTGTCAGACCAGTGATGTAGGTTACTTCCCTGCAACAGTTCTGTGGGAGCTACAGGGACCTTTGGGATCAAGGATAGAGGAGCCAGAAATCTTCCGCATTGCCCGATTTCTTGCTGTTGTGGCCCGAAGCCCCTTGGCTGAGCTGCTGAAGCCCATAGCTCCTTACCAACGCAGACAAGTTACACCACACCCTGCTTTAACCAGCCGGGTGGAAGATGGGGAGAGACCAGACAG GGGTCAGGGGTATGACCTGGAGATGACTTTGAGCCTTCCAAAGTACCACTGCCCGAACAACCTAAAGCAACTGCTTCCACAGCTCCTGAAAGCAACCAGTTTCAACCATCGTAATGATGTGGCTAAGATCCA AAACCAGCTGAAGACCCGATTAAGCTGGAGGAATTATGAGGAGAAGTTTCGGCTGCTTCTATACCTTGAAGAGCTGCAGATGGAGCAAGACATTCGCCACTATGATCTGGAGGCTGTCCCTATGATCTTGGACCCAAAGGAACGAAACCCCCAGCTCCTCATCCTAGAG GTTCCTGGAGTAGCTGAGAACCGTCCTTCTGTGCTTCGAGGGGACCACTTATTTGCTATGCTAACCTCAGACCAGGGTCAAAATGCAGTCACCTATAAGGGCTTTGTGCATTGGGTTGAGTTGGATCGGGTCAAGCTGAGCTTTTCTCCAGG ACTCCTGAACCGGTTTGTGAATGGGATGACTTTCAATGTGACCTTCACTTTCAACCGGCAACCCCTCCGAGTTCAACACCGGGCCCTGGAATTGGCAAGGCCCCACATGCTAGAGCCACTGCTGTTTCCGTCTTCCCCCCGTGGGATCCCTCTCCTGCCTTCCAGATTGCAGCTTTC GCTGTATGACCGTAGTCTGGAGTCCAACCCTGAGCAGCTGCAAGCAGTGAGGCACATAGTTCTGGGCACTTCACGTCCCAGTCCTTACATCATCTTTGGGCCTCCAGGGACTGGAAAGACGGTCACCTTGGTGGAGGCTATTAAGCAG GTGGTGAAGCACCTGCCAGATGCCCATGTCCTGGCCTGTGCCCCGTCCAACTCAGCAGCTGACTTGCTATGCAAGAACCTCCGGCCTCATTTGCCCAGTTCTATCTACCGCCTCCTGGCACCCAGTAGGGACATCCACATTGTGCCCGAGGAAATCAAG CCTTGCTGTAATTGGGACCCACACCAAGGGATTTACATTTACCCCTCCAAGAAAAAGCTGCAGGAATACCGTGTTCTCATTACCACCCTCATCACTGCTGCcag GCTGGTCTCAGCTGAGTTCCCGCTCAGTCATTTTACACATGTCTTCATTGACGAGGCTGGCCATGCAGTGGAACCTGAGTGCCTTGTGGCTGTAGCAG GATTGCTGGCTGTTAGGGATTCAAATAATCCAGGCGGACAGCTGGTCCTGGCCGGAGATCCCCAGCAGTTGGGGCCTGTGCTGCGGTCCTCCCTTGCCCAGAAACATGGGCTGG GTGTTTCTCTGCTGGAGCGGCTTCTGAATCACAACCCTCTGTACCAGAAGGGCTCCAATGGGTATAACCCCCAGCTTGTCACCAAGTTATTGCGCAACTACAG GTCTCACCCTGACATCCTGTTCATCCCTAATAATCGGTACTATGATGGTGAACTACAGCCGTATGCAGACCAAATGGACAGAGAACGATATTGTTGTTGGGAGGAGCTGCCTCACCAG GGCTTCCCGATCATCTTTCATGGTGTGATGGGCAAGGATGACCGTGAAGGAAACAGCCCATCCTTCTTCAACTCGGAGGAAGCAGCCACAATTGTTTCCTACCTGAAGAAACTTCTGACCCCATTGCCTAAGAAAGGCCAAGGCCGGCTGAGCCCCCAGCAAGTGGGAGTTATCTCCCCATACAGGAAACAG GTGGAAAAAATCTACCAGTGTATCACCAAGCTGGATAAGGAACTTCGAGGGCTTGACAATATCAAGGATTTGAAG GTGGGATCCGTGGAGGAGTTCCAAGGTCAAGAACGGAGCGTTCTTCTCGTGTCCACTGTCCGCAGCAGCCAGAGTTTTGTCCAGATGGATTTCGACTTCAATCTGGGCTTTCTCCGAAATCCCAAG AGATTCAATGTGGCAGTAACACGGGCCAAAGCCCTACTTATTATCGTGGGGAACCCTCTACTGCTGTGCCAGGATCCGGAATGGAACTT GTTTCTGAATTTCTGTAAAAGAAATGGTGGTTATACTGGGTGCCCCTTCCCCAGTCTGGAACAAGAGCAGAGCCTGGAGCACCAGCTGAGCACCCTGAGCCTTGGCCCCTCTACCTCAG GCCTAGCCCCCGACCCAGCCATCAGCCAACCTCATTGTTCCAAACACGGAACAGAAGACTCCCACTGggcaggaaaggaggagggagaagaaggggatgGAAGGGAGAACTTTACAAACCAAGCTGTTCCCCCCCTCCTCCCAGCTAGAGATGACACATCAGGCTTCTGGGATTGTTTTTTGGccgggagagggaaggaagaggactCTGGAAACAATAAAATTTGTTCTAAGTCGTGA
- the MOV10 gene encoding helicase MOV-10 isoform X6: MTKKFTRAKLREAGQRFKSFLAARGQGQETNRERLRDLYNEDFKSSLRSSSSCGDHGDLENPVPTFSSMLYGMRFYGQAKVTKDKVKFCKVNHKKKKKVKEEERVFREIKPPGSKKAKSQLAKIFQDRAEYIRGKHGVDVEVEGIYRCRDGQLVVHLDLNQNVTLTLRLQNEGSYPVILLRIIPLCRVSQIIFKSDIQEDVPITLDPGDSHELQVHCQTSDVGYFPATVLWELQGPLGSRIEEPEIFRIARFLAVVARSPLAELLKPIAPYQRRQVTPHPALTSRVEDGERPDRGQGYDLEMTLSLPKYHCPNNLKQLLPQLLKATSFNHRNDVAKIQNQLKTRLSWRNYEEKFRLLLYLEELQMEQDIRHYDLEAVPMILDPKERNPQLLILEVPGVAENRPSVLRGDHLFAMLTSDQGQNAVTYKGFVHWVELDRVKLSFSPGLLNRFVNGMTFNVTFTFNRQPLRVQHRALELARPHMLEPLLFPSSPRGIPLLPSRLQLSLYDRSLESNPEQLQAVRHIVLGTSRPSPYIIFGPPGTGKTVTLVEAIKQVVKHLPDAHVLACAPSNSAADLLCKNLRPHLPSSIYRLLAPSRDIHIVPEEIKPCCNWDPHQGIYIYPSKKKLQEYRVLITTLITAARLVSAEFPLSHFTHVFIDEAGHAVEPECLVAVAGLLAVRDSNNPGGQLVLAGDPQQLGPVLRSSLAQKHGLGVSLLERLLNHNPLYQKGSNGYNPQLVTKLLRNYRSHPDILFIPNNRYYDGELQPYADQMDRERYCCWEELPHQGFPIIFHGVMGKDDREGNSPSFFNSEEAATIVSYLKKLLTPLPKKGQGRLSPQQVGVISPYRKQVEKIYQCITKLDKELRGLDNIKDLKVGSVEEFQGQERSVLLVSTVRSSQSFVQMDFDFNLGFLRNPKRFNVAVTRAKALLIIVGNPLLLCQDPEWNLFLNFCKRNGGYTGCPFPSLEQEQSLEHQLSTLSLGPSTSEIHPHDRVSQANGLQEQVEPPWRNEL; the protein is encoded by the exons ATGACCAAAAAGTTCACCCGCGCCAAGCTCCGAGAGGCCGGCCAGAGGTTCAAGAGTTTCCTGGCCGCCCGGGGCCAGGGCCAGGAAACCAACCGCGAGCGGCTGCGAGATCTTTACAACGAAGACTTCAAGAGCAG TCTCAGGTCCTCCAGCAGCTGTGGGGACCATGGGGACCTTGAGAATCCTGTACCTACCTTCTCCTCCATGCTGTATGGGATGCGATTCTATGGGCAAGCTAAGGTCACCAAGGACAAGGTCAAATTTTGTAAGGTGAATCACAAG aagaagaagaaagtgaaggaggaggaaagggttTTTAGGGAGATCAAACCTCCAGGATCCAAGAAGGCAAAGTCCCAACTAGCAAAGATCTTCCAAGATCG GGCTGAATACATCCGTGGGAAACATGGAGTGGATGTAGAGGTGGAAGGAATCTACAGGTGCCGAGATGGGCAATTGGTTGTCCACCTGGATTTGAACCAGAATGTAACATTGACCCTGAGGCTTCAGAATGAAGGAAGTTATCCTGTCATCCTGCTTCGTATCATTCCACTTTGCCGGGTCTCCCAGATAATTTTCAAGTCAGATATCCAAGAAGATGTGCCGATCACACTAGATCCTG GTGATTCTCATGAGCTCCAGGTCCATTGTCAGACCAGTGATGTAGGTTACTTCCCTGCAACAGTTCTGTGGGAGCTACAGGGACCTTTGGGATCAAGGATAGAGGAGCCAGAAATCTTCCGCATTGCCCGATTTCTTGCTGTTGTGGCCCGAAGCCCCTTGGCTGAGCTGCTGAAGCCCATAGCTCCTTACCAACGCAGACAAGTTACACCACACCCTGCTTTAACCAGCCGGGTGGAAGATGGGGAGAGACCAGACAG GGGTCAGGGGTATGACCTGGAGATGACTTTGAGCCTTCCAAAGTACCACTGCCCGAACAACCTAAAGCAACTGCTTCCACAGCTCCTGAAAGCAACCAGTTTCAACCATCGTAATGATGTGGCTAAGATCCA AAACCAGCTGAAGACCCGATTAAGCTGGAGGAATTATGAGGAGAAGTTTCGGCTGCTTCTATACCTTGAAGAGCTGCAGATGGAGCAAGACATTCGCCACTATGATCTGGAGGCTGTCCCTATGATCTTGGACCCAAAGGAACGAAACCCCCAGCTCCTCATCCTAGAG GTTCCTGGAGTAGCTGAGAACCGTCCTTCTGTGCTTCGAGGGGACCACTTATTTGCTATGCTAACCTCAGACCAGGGTCAAAATGCAGTCACCTATAAGGGCTTTGTGCATTGGGTTGAGTTGGATCGGGTCAAGCTGAGCTTTTCTCCAGG ACTCCTGAACCGGTTTGTGAATGGGATGACTTTCAATGTGACCTTCACTTTCAACCGGCAACCCCTCCGAGTTCAACACCGGGCCCTGGAATTGGCAAGGCCCCACATGCTAGAGCCACTGCTGTTTCCGTCTTCCCCCCGTGGGATCCCTCTCCTGCCTTCCAGATTGCAGCTTTC GCTGTATGACCGTAGTCTGGAGTCCAACCCTGAGCAGCTGCAAGCAGTGAGGCACATAGTTCTGGGCACTTCACGTCCCAGTCCTTACATCATCTTTGGGCCTCCAGGGACTGGAAAGACGGTCACCTTGGTGGAGGCTATTAAGCAG GTGGTGAAGCACCTGCCAGATGCCCATGTCCTGGCCTGTGCCCCGTCCAACTCAGCAGCTGACTTGCTATGCAAGAACCTCCGGCCTCATTTGCCCAGTTCTATCTACCGCCTCCTGGCACCCAGTAGGGACATCCACATTGTGCCCGAGGAAATCAAG CCTTGCTGTAATTGGGACCCACACCAAGGGATTTACATTTACCCCTCCAAGAAAAAGCTGCAGGAATACCGTGTTCTCATTACCACCCTCATCACTGCTGCcag GCTGGTCTCAGCTGAGTTCCCGCTCAGTCATTTTACACATGTCTTCATTGACGAGGCTGGCCATGCAGTGGAACCTGAGTGCCTTGTGGCTGTAGCAG GATTGCTGGCTGTTAGGGATTCAAATAATCCAGGCGGACAGCTGGTCCTGGCCGGAGATCCCCAGCAGTTGGGGCCTGTGCTGCGGTCCTCCCTTGCCCAGAAACATGGGCTGG GTGTTTCTCTGCTGGAGCGGCTTCTGAATCACAACCCTCTGTACCAGAAGGGCTCCAATGGGTATAACCCCCAGCTTGTCACCAAGTTATTGCGCAACTACAG GTCTCACCCTGACATCCTGTTCATCCCTAATAATCGGTACTATGATGGTGAACTACAGCCGTATGCAGACCAAATGGACAGAGAACGATATTGTTGTTGGGAGGAGCTGCCTCACCAG GGCTTCCCGATCATCTTTCATGGTGTGATGGGCAAGGATGACCGTGAAGGAAACAGCCCATCCTTCTTCAACTCGGAGGAAGCAGCCACAATTGTTTCCTACCTGAAGAAACTTCTGACCCCATTGCCTAAGAAAGGCCAAGGCCGGCTGAGCCCCCAGCAAGTGGGAGTTATCTCCCCATACAGGAAACAG GTGGAAAAAATCTACCAGTGTATCACCAAGCTGGATAAGGAACTTCGAGGGCTTGACAATATCAAGGATTTGAAG GTGGGATCCGTGGAGGAGTTCCAAGGTCAAGAACGGAGCGTTCTTCTCGTGTCCACTGTCCGCAGCAGCCAGAGTTTTGTCCAGATGGATTTCGACTTCAATCTGGGCTTTCTCCGAAATCCCAAG AGATTCAATGTGGCAGTAACACGGGCCAAAGCCCTACTTATTATCGTGGGGAACCCTCTACTGCTGTGCCAGGATCCGGAATGGAACTT GTTTCTGAATTTCTGTAAAAGAAATGGTGGTTATACTGGGTGCCCCTTCCCCAGTCTGGAACAAGAGCAGAGCCTGGAGCACCAGCTGAGCACCCTGAGCCTTGGCCCCTCTACCTCAG aAATTCACCCTCATGACCGAGTTTCCCAGGCAAATGGCCTACAGGAGCAAGTGGAACCACCCTGGAGAAATGAGCTTTAA
- the MOV10 gene encoding helicase MOV-10 isoform X3: MTKKFTRAKLREAGQRFKSFLAARGQGQETNRERLRDLYNEDFKSSLRSSSSCGDHGDLENPVPTFSSMLYGMRFYGQAKVTKDKVKFCKVNHKKKKKVKEEERVFREIKPPGSKKAKSQLAKIFQDRAEYIRGKHGVDVEVEGIYRCRDGQLVVHLDLNQNVTLTLRLQNEGSYPVILLRIIPLCRVSQIIFKSDIQEDVPITLDPGDSHELQVHCQTSDVGYFPATVLWELQGPLGSRIEEPEIFRIARFLAVVARSPLAELLKPIAPYQRRQVTPHPALTSRVEDGERPDRGQGYDLEMTLSLPKYHCPNNLKQLLPQLLKATSFNHRNDVAKIQNQLKTRLSWRNYEEKFRLLLYLEELQMEQDIRHYDLEAVPMILDPKERNPQLLILEVPGVAENRPSVLRGDHLFAMLTSDQGQNAVTYKGFVHWVELDRVKLSFSPGLLNRFVNGMTFNVTFTFNRQPLRVQHRALELARPHMLEPLLFPSSPRGIPLLPSRLQLSLYDRSLESNPEQLQAVRHIVLGTSRPSPYIIFGPPGTGKTVTLVEAIKQVVKHLPDAHVLACAPSNSAADLLCKNLRPHLPSSIYRLLAPSRDIHIVPEEIKPCCNWDPHQGIYIYPSKKKLQEYRVLITTLITAARLVSAEFPLSHFTHVFIDEAGHAVEPECLVAVAGLLAVRDSNNPGGQLVLAGDPQQLGPVLRSSLAQKHGLGVSLLERLLNHNPLYQKGSNGYNPQLVTKLLRNYRSHPDILFIPNNRYYDGELQPYADQMDRERYCCWEELPHQGFPIIFHGVMGKDDREGNSPSFFNSEEAATIVSYLKKLLTPLPKKGQGRLSPQQVGVISPYRKQVEKIYQCITKLDKELRGLDNIKDLKVGSVEEFQGQERSVLLVSTVRSSQSFVQMDFDFNLGFLRNPKRFNVAVTRAKALLIIVGNPLLLCQDPEWNLFLNFCKRNGGYTGCPFPSLEQEQSLEHQLSTLSLGPSTSGLSGNLPLPTLLPMPHQGCLGYQWRST, from the exons ATGACCAAAAAGTTCACCCGCGCCAAGCTCCGAGAGGCCGGCCAGAGGTTCAAGAGTTTCCTGGCCGCCCGGGGCCAGGGCCAGGAAACCAACCGCGAGCGGCTGCGAGATCTTTACAACGAAGACTTCAAGAGCAG TCTCAGGTCCTCCAGCAGCTGTGGGGACCATGGGGACCTTGAGAATCCTGTACCTACCTTCTCCTCCATGCTGTATGGGATGCGATTCTATGGGCAAGCTAAGGTCACCAAGGACAAGGTCAAATTTTGTAAGGTGAATCACAAG aagaagaagaaagtgaaggaggaggaaagggttTTTAGGGAGATCAAACCTCCAGGATCCAAGAAGGCAAAGTCCCAACTAGCAAAGATCTTCCAAGATCG GGCTGAATACATCCGTGGGAAACATGGAGTGGATGTAGAGGTGGAAGGAATCTACAGGTGCCGAGATGGGCAATTGGTTGTCCACCTGGATTTGAACCAGAATGTAACATTGACCCTGAGGCTTCAGAATGAAGGAAGTTATCCTGTCATCCTGCTTCGTATCATTCCACTTTGCCGGGTCTCCCAGATAATTTTCAAGTCAGATATCCAAGAAGATGTGCCGATCACACTAGATCCTG GTGATTCTCATGAGCTCCAGGTCCATTGTCAGACCAGTGATGTAGGTTACTTCCCTGCAACAGTTCTGTGGGAGCTACAGGGACCTTTGGGATCAAGGATAGAGGAGCCAGAAATCTTCCGCATTGCCCGATTTCTTGCTGTTGTGGCCCGAAGCCCCTTGGCTGAGCTGCTGAAGCCCATAGCTCCTTACCAACGCAGACAAGTTACACCACACCCTGCTTTAACCAGCCGGGTGGAAGATGGGGAGAGACCAGACAG GGGTCAGGGGTATGACCTGGAGATGACTTTGAGCCTTCCAAAGTACCACTGCCCGAACAACCTAAAGCAACTGCTTCCACAGCTCCTGAAAGCAACCAGTTTCAACCATCGTAATGATGTGGCTAAGATCCA AAACCAGCTGAAGACCCGATTAAGCTGGAGGAATTATGAGGAGAAGTTTCGGCTGCTTCTATACCTTGAAGAGCTGCAGATGGAGCAAGACATTCGCCACTATGATCTGGAGGCTGTCCCTATGATCTTGGACCCAAAGGAACGAAACCCCCAGCTCCTCATCCTAGAG GTTCCTGGAGTAGCTGAGAACCGTCCTTCTGTGCTTCGAGGGGACCACTTATTTGCTATGCTAACCTCAGACCAGGGTCAAAATGCAGTCACCTATAAGGGCTTTGTGCATTGGGTTGAGTTGGATCGGGTCAAGCTGAGCTTTTCTCCAGG ACTCCTGAACCGGTTTGTGAATGGGATGACTTTCAATGTGACCTTCACTTTCAACCGGCAACCCCTCCGAGTTCAACACCGGGCCCTGGAATTGGCAAGGCCCCACATGCTAGAGCCACTGCTGTTTCCGTCTTCCCCCCGTGGGATCCCTCTCCTGCCTTCCAGATTGCAGCTTTC GCTGTATGACCGTAGTCTGGAGTCCAACCCTGAGCAGCTGCAAGCAGTGAGGCACATAGTTCTGGGCACTTCACGTCCCAGTCCTTACATCATCTTTGGGCCTCCAGGGACTGGAAAGACGGTCACCTTGGTGGAGGCTATTAAGCAG GTGGTGAAGCACCTGCCAGATGCCCATGTCCTGGCCTGTGCCCCGTCCAACTCAGCAGCTGACTTGCTATGCAAGAACCTCCGGCCTCATTTGCCCAGTTCTATCTACCGCCTCCTGGCACCCAGTAGGGACATCCACATTGTGCCCGAGGAAATCAAG CCTTGCTGTAATTGGGACCCACACCAAGGGATTTACATTTACCCCTCCAAGAAAAAGCTGCAGGAATACCGTGTTCTCATTACCACCCTCATCACTGCTGCcag GCTGGTCTCAGCTGAGTTCCCGCTCAGTCATTTTACACATGTCTTCATTGACGAGGCTGGCCATGCAGTGGAACCTGAGTGCCTTGTGGCTGTAGCAG GATTGCTGGCTGTTAGGGATTCAAATAATCCAGGCGGACAGCTGGTCCTGGCCGGAGATCCCCAGCAGTTGGGGCCTGTGCTGCGGTCCTCCCTTGCCCAGAAACATGGGCTGG GTGTTTCTCTGCTGGAGCGGCTTCTGAATCACAACCCTCTGTACCAGAAGGGCTCCAATGGGTATAACCCCCAGCTTGTCACCAAGTTATTGCGCAACTACAG GTCTCACCCTGACATCCTGTTCATCCCTAATAATCGGTACTATGATGGTGAACTACAGCCGTATGCAGACCAAATGGACAGAGAACGATATTGTTGTTGGGAGGAGCTGCCTCACCAG GGCTTCCCGATCATCTTTCATGGTGTGATGGGCAAGGATGACCGTGAAGGAAACAGCCCATCCTTCTTCAACTCGGAGGAAGCAGCCACAATTGTTTCCTACCTGAAGAAACTTCTGACCCCATTGCCTAAGAAAGGCCAAGGCCGGCTGAGCCCCCAGCAAGTGGGAGTTATCTCCCCATACAGGAAACAG GTGGAAAAAATCTACCAGTGTATCACCAAGCTGGATAAGGAACTTCGAGGGCTTGACAATATCAAGGATTTGAAG GTGGGATCCGTGGAGGAGTTCCAAGGTCAAGAACGGAGCGTTCTTCTCGTGTCCACTGTCCGCAGCAGCCAGAGTTTTGTCCAGATGGATTTCGACTTCAATCTGGGCTTTCTCCGAAATCCCAAG AGATTCAATGTGGCAGTAACACGGGCCAAAGCCCTACTTATTATCGTGGGGAACCCTCTACTGCTGTGCCAGGATCCGGAATGGAACTT GTTTCTGAATTTCTGTAAAAGAAATGGTGGTTATACTGGGTGCCCCTTCCCCAGTCTGGAACAAGAGCAGAGCCTGGAGCACCAGCTGAGCACCCTGAGCCTTGGCCCCTCTACCTCAG GGCTGTCAGGGAACCTCCCACTCCCCACCCTACTCCCCATGCCTCACCAAGGCTGTCTGGGCTATCAATGGAGAAGCACATGA